The DNA sequence CGTGGTCAGCACCCACGGACACAAAAGCCGCGACAGCGCCGAGCAATACCTGCGCGAGCTGACCCGAAGCAAACGCTACCAGAGAGATGTGTACTGATGAGCCATGACGATTTGCCTTTAGCCGAACAGATCAAGCGCGAGAGCCGGTATCTGCGGGGTACCCTGCGCGACTCCCTGGCGGATCATGCCACTGGCGCGCTGCGCGATGAAGACACGCACCTGAGCAAGTTTCACGGCCTCTACCAGCAGGACGACCGGGAGCTGCGCGAAGAGCGCCGTCAGCAGAAACTTGAACCGCACTTCCAGTTTATGCTGCGCTTGCGGCTACCCGGCGGGGTACTGACCCCGGACCAGTGGCTGGGACTTGATGAAGTCGCCGACCGCTTTGCCGACGGCAGCCTGCGCCTGACCACCCGACAGACGTTTCAGTTTCATCGGGTGTTCAAGGAAAACCTGCAACCGCTGATTCAAGATCTGGATTCGCTGGGGCTGGACAGCCGGGGCGCCTGCGGGGATGTCAACCGCAACGTGGTGACGAACGTCAACCCGCACCTTTCTGCCAATCACGCACGGGTCTATGACCATGCAGTGCAGATCAGCGAACGACTGATGTGGCGATCGCGGGCCTATGAAGAAACCTGGCTGAACGAAGCACCAAAAACGCGCGAAGGCGAAGAGGAAGAACCCTTCTACACCTACCGCTACCTGCCCCGAAAATTCAAGGTCGCCATCGCCTTGCCACCCCACAATGATTGCGATGTATTGGCCAACGACATCGGCCTGATCGCCATCGAAGCACACGGCGACATCATCGGCTACAACATCGCCGTGGGCGGCGGCATGGGTATGACCTACGGGGAAACCGGTACCTACCCGCGCCTTGCCAGCCCGGTCGGCTTTGTGCCGGCCGATCAGGTGGTGGATGCCTGCGAGGCCATTGCCGCCATTCAGCGCGATCACGGTTGCCGCACCGACCGGGCTCACGCCCGATTCAAATACACGCTCGATGATTACGGGCTGGACTGGTTCAAGGATCGGTTTGCCGAGGTGCACGGCACGCCGCTGGAACCATTGCGGGACTACACCCTAAAGGACAGTGGCGATCAGTTCGGCTGGACCGAGGACGACCTGGGTCGGCACCACCTGACGCTGTTTATCCCCAGCGGCCGCATTCGCGATTTCGAGCAACTGAAGTTGCGTACCGCGTTGCGCAGCATCGCCCAAATTCATTCAGGCGAATTTCGCATCACCTGCAACCAGAACCTGATCATCGCTGGCGTCAGCGAACAGGAGAAGTCAGCCATCCAGAAGCTGGTGGAGCACTACGGCCTGGATGATGGCAGCAACAGCTCACCGCTGGCACGCAACGCCATTTCCTGCGTGGCCTTCCCCACCTGCGGACTGGCCATGGCCGAATCCGAACGCTACCTGCCGGAGTTAAGTCAGAAAGTTCACCAGTTGATGAGTGAGGCGGGCATCGGTGACGAGGTGATTCAATTGCGCGTATCCGGCTGCCCCAACGGCTGCGCCCGCCCCTACCTGGGGGAGATTGCACTCACCGGAAAGGCCCCCGGAAAATACAACCTGTACCTGGGCGCCGATACCGGTGGCAATCGGTTGAACCGCCTATACCGGGAGAATATCGACGAGGCACAGATACTCGCCGATCTGAAACCGCTGTTCGAGCGTTTTGCCCGGGAGCGCGATGCCGATGAAGGGTTTGGAGATTTTCTCTACCGCAGCGGCATTATCCGTCCCTACAGCGGCCCCGAAGACTTTCATCAGCCATTGATCGCCCGCGGGTGAGGCCATCACTATACCGATGGGGTTTGCTCTGCGTGGTCCGCCGGCTCGCGGCGATCGCACTTTACGCAATTGAGCAGGGTTCCGAGCATGGAGGCTCGTCCCATTGCGGTGGTAACCCAAGGGCGCTCAACCCAGGGTGGGTTGTGACGCACATGCTGATTGTGGCCGCAGGCCAGGCGCGCTACCCAGTGGTCTTCTTCATCTTTGTGGTAGCCGATGATCGGTTGCTCCATATTTGTGTTTACGACCTCTCATCTGCGGCGCCATCGTCCGCATCAACGAGGGAGGACTTACGTTCATTGTCATCGAGCAACCGCTGAATGCGCTCTCGCATCAATGCTTCGTGCAACTCCATCTGGCGCTGCTCGTTCCGCAACGATTTGAGCAATGACGCGGCCATAAACACCATCAGCACCATAAACGGGAAGGCCGCAACAATGGAAATGGTCTGCAGTGCGGTCAGGCCACCGCTCAGCAGTAGTACGCCGGCCACCAATACCTGAATGACGCCCCAGGTCAGTCGCATGGGCCGGCTTGGAGAGAGCACCCCCCGGCTGGTGAACATGCCCAGCACAAAGGTGGCCGAGTTGGCCGAGGTGATGACAAACAGCACAATCAGGACCAAT is a window from the Marinimicrobium koreense genome containing:
- the cysI gene encoding assimilatory sulfite reductase (NADPH) hemoprotein subunit, whose amino-acid sequence is MSHDDLPLAEQIKRESRYLRGTLRDSLADHATGALRDEDTHLSKFHGLYQQDDRELREERRQQKLEPHFQFMLRLRLPGGVLTPDQWLGLDEVADRFADGSLRLTTRQTFQFHRVFKENLQPLIQDLDSLGLDSRGACGDVNRNVVTNVNPHLSANHARVYDHAVQISERLMWRSRAYEETWLNEAPKTREGEEEEPFYTYRYLPRKFKVAIALPPHNDCDVLANDIGLIAIEAHGDIIGYNIAVGGGMGMTYGETGTYPRLASPVGFVPADQVVDACEAIAAIQRDHGCRTDRAHARFKYTLDDYGLDWFKDRFAEVHGTPLEPLRDYTLKDSGDQFGWTEDDLGRHHLTLFIPSGRIRDFEQLKLRTALRSIAQIHSGEFRITCNQNLIIAGVSEQEKSAIQKLVEHYGLDDGSNSSPLARNAISCVAFPTCGLAMAESERYLPELSQKVHQLMSEAGIGDEVIQLRVSGCPNGCARPYLGEIALTGKAPGKYNLYLGADTGGNRLNRLYRENIDEAQILADLKPLFERFARERDADEGFGDFLYRSGIIRPYSGPEDFHQPLIARG
- a CDS encoding DUF3565 domain-containing protein produces the protein MEQPIIGYHKDEEDHWVARLACGHNQHVRHNPPWVERPWVTTAMGRASMLGTLLNCVKCDRREPADHAEQTPSV